From Acropora muricata isolate sample 2 unplaced genomic scaffold, ASM3666990v1 scaffold_713, whole genome shotgun sequence, the proteins below share one genomic window:
- the LOC136906683 gene encoding adrenocorticotropic hormone receptor-like gives MWSSFLTESCLTANWDKYRVNTSPYGQNTSSQTRLDERCLLSSVPHGERRISHDVSYFFVLPLDTLLALLSISCNSLIVAAVLRTRSIQRPSLLLLSSLSMTDVLWAIISLYKNIHIFVDVCPTKQRGPGERIAYVTSHFSTLGNLAVISCDRLLALRKPMWYRTRVTRSHAIKQIFFVWLGSGTIATLSASALLYPSMEFVNSSIVPLWYVVCISVIIFCHVGILVANRRHRVAMAQYEGNMRAIVAREKRVTNTVGLILIVLCFTFLPALVAPIVLYLSGHATRDALSLRFFYLLLVTLNGLLNPLLNYGRNEEVRRAVRIMIRCQWFTRDGQNSHVEDNGQRRINLNVLRFNNRADVHNV, from the exons ATGTGGTCGTCTTTCTTAACTGAATCATGTCTGACAGCGAATTGGGACAAATATAGG GTGAACACATCGCCCTACGGCCAGAACACCTCGTCTCAAACACGGCTTGATGAACGATGCCTTCTCTCAAGCGTTCCTCACGGAGAAAGACGTATTTCGCATGATGTCTCCTACTTTTTTGTCCTTCCACTTGACACTTTGTTGGCTTTGCTGTCAATCAGTTGCAACTCTCTTATAGTGGCTGCTGTTTTGCGGACCCGCTCCATTCAACGTCCTTCGTTGCTCCTTCTGTCCAGTCTTTCAATGACTGACGTACTGTGGGCAATAATTTCTCTTTACAAGAACATCCACATTTTTGTTGATGTTTGTCCGACGAAACAAAGAGGGCCGGGAGAAAGGATAGCATATGTTACCTCACACTTTTCAACCCTTGGTAATCTTGCAGTGATAAGCTGTGACAGGCTTCTAGCGTTGCGTAAACCTATGTGGTATCGAACTAGAGTCACACGGTCGCATGCAATCAAGCAAATATTTTTCGTGTGGCTGGGAAGTGGAACAATAGCCACACTATCGGCTTCAGCACTTCTTTATCCATCTATGGAATTTGTGAACAGTTCGATTGTTCCATTGTGGTACGTGGTGTGCATATCAGTGATTATATTTTGCCATGTTGGCATATTGGTTGCAAATCGACGTCACCGTGTGGCCATGGCTCAGTATGAAGGAAATATGCGCGCCATTGTGGCGCGTGAAAAGAGAGTAACTAATACAGTTGGATTGATTCTGATAGTGCTATGTTTCACGTTCCTTCCCGCACTGGTTGCACCAATAGTTTTGTACCTATCTGGACATGCTACCCGTGATGCTCTATCCTTACGATTCTTTTATCTACTCCTCGTCACTCTTAATGGCTTGCTAAATCCACTGTTAAACTATGGTCGAAATGAAGAAGTACGAAGAGCGGTGAGAATAATGATAAGATGCCAATGGTTCACTAGAGATGGACAAAACAGCCACGTTGAGGACAACGGGCAACGTCGCATTAATCTGAATGTCTTGAGATTCAATAACAGGGCAGATGTTCACAATGTCTGA
- the LOC136906640 gene encoding uncharacterized protein — protein sequence MADGGEATPQQNRSSDEPLGMRAVLIGATGAVGECLLGELLCSKNVSKIVSLGRRNAKVPEGYSIDQKAEEDSGRLEQHVVDFETISSETVGAQFKDKDVFFCALGTTRSAAGSAAAFRHIDYDYVVNCAKIAKDAKVAQMAYVSSDRADSSSFFLYLKTKGQVEDALKEMHFPKTSIFRPGVLDRGSQKKRFGEKLASWVMPTISVAKVAKAMLADAENYTRSRKNEGTQQDTPSAVTYGNADILALLSSN from the exons ATGGCAGACGGAGGAGAAGCAACGCCCCAACAAAATCGAAGTTCAGACGAACCGTTAGGGATGCGAGCTGTCTTGATTGGAGCTACTGGCGCTGTCGGGGAGTGCTTGCTCGGAGAGCTTTTGTGCTCTAAG AATGTGTCAAAAATTGTTTCATTGGGCCGGAGAAATGCCAAAGTTCCTGAAGGATACTCTATTGACCAAAAAGCTGAGGAAGACTCTGGGAGGCTTGAGCAACATGTTGTTG ACTTTGAGACGATAAGCAGTGAAACAGTTGGGGCACAATTTAAGGACAAAGACGTTTTCTTTTGTGCATTGGGTACCACTCGAAGTGCGGCTGGCTCAGCT GCTGCTTTCAGACATATAGATTATGACTATGTTGTTAACTGTGCAAAAATTGCCAAAGATGCCAAAGTTGCTCAGATGGCATATGTATCTTCAGATAGAGCAGATTCTTCCAGTTTTTTCCTGTATCTCAAAACTAAAGGCCAG GTAGAGGATGCCTTGAAAGAGATGCATTTTCCAAAAACAAGCATATTCAGACCTGGTGTTCTTGACCGAGGCAGCCAAAAAAAGAGATTTGGAGAGAAGTTGGCTA GCTGGGTGATGCCCACCATTTCTGTTGCAAAGGTGGCAAAAGCAATGTTGGCTGATGCCGAGAACTACACAAGGAGCAGAAAGAATGAGGGAACTCAACAAGATACACCTTCAGCTGTCACTTATGGAAATGCTGATATCTTAGCATTATTGTCTTCAAATTAA